In the Cyanobacteria bacterium GSL.Bin1 genome, CACCAAAACAAAGTTGATCGAGAAAGGTGACTTCCTCCAACTGGGTTTTGAGCAGGGGTTGAATCTTAATCATCTTCACGCTTTCTGGTTGCTAGGAATCATTTCGTTTGGTTATTGATGGTCAGTTATTCTTTATTGCTGACCTTATCTCGTTTTTTTTCGATCATTTTCTCTGGGTGCTCTCCCCTACTTCCTCTCATCTGAGTCTGAGTGACGCCCCAAGCTAGCACACCGGCTAACGCTTCGGCGGTAAGACTCAACAAGCGAAAGAGCGCGAGGCTACTCAGAAGAATCGCAGGGGAAAAGGTGGAATTTAAAAGCGCGATCGCGATACTTTCAAAAACGCCAATACCGCCAGGAGAAGGAACGACTAAGCCGAAGAACCAGGAAAGACTAAAGACACCCAGCAGTAAGGGAAAATGTTCAATTTTCAGTGGGGTTAAACTGGCAATTGTGACCATAAAAGCGCTGGCGCGCAACATTAAAAAACCAATTTCTCCACATAAAGGACGCCAAGGATACTGCTGAATTTGGGGATAACTGGGGGTGAGAGATTGATTTTTGAAGCGTCCTGCTAAGGCCAGCAGAGGATTGAGGAAGCGCGGATGAATAATAATCAAGATCGTTCCGGCAAAGAAGAAGGGAAAGAGAGCGTAGAACTGATTGTGGGTTGTTATCAATCCACCTCGGAAAAGGGTCATTATGGCAATTAGAACCGCTGCTGTTGCCATGAGCAGGGGCTCTAAAAGCGTCGTTAATGTCGCCGTACTCAGATGAATTCCTGCGCTTTGCATCGCTCGAATGCGTCCATAAAAATGCCACACATTCCCGGGAATATATTTGGCTAAATTCGTTTGTAAGTAAATCGGTAAGACCCAAATCAGAGAGGACGGTTGCTGAAGAAACTTCAAAATTCCTGCCCAAACTATACCCGACCAAATATGAGCAGTGAGCGTCAAAATCAGCGCGATCGCGCTGTAGTAAAGCTGGGAAACATCTAATTCAATCGCAACCACGTCTTGCCAATGCTGACGAAAGGTTTTGACGAGAAAAAACAAGGTAATGCCCAGAACAAACCAACGTAAAATTTTCACGATTTCTCCTCAAGTCTTTGCCGATGATTTCTGGGTTGACGCTCATGCCAGCTTTTCCAGCTAGTAGAGCTACGAACAGCAAGCCAAATTAACATCATAGCAATCAATCCCCCCTCCTCTGGCGCACTAAAGGCATATAAAACGAGTAATACCGATAAAACATCTTCACCCAAAGCCACCCAGGGTGGAATCCCTCGCAAGCGAAAGAACCATCCCACCTGTACCAGCTGTAAAAGGAAGGCTAACATGCCGCCACTGATTCCAATCAACCAAAGTTGAGTGGTGTTATACGCTGCCAGTTTTCCCACTGTAACCGCTAATAATAATCCAGCGAGAGGACTTAACGCTAACTGAA is a window encoding:
- a CDS encoding UPF0104 family protein — protein: MVKILRWFVLGITLFFLVKTFRQHWQDVVAIELDVSQLYYSAIALILTLTAHIWSGIVWAGILKFLQQPSSLIWVLPIYLQTNLAKYIPGNVWHFYGRIRAMQSAGIHLSTATLTTLLEPLLMATAAVLIAIMTLFRGGLITTHNQFYALFPFFFAGTILIIIHPRFLNPLLALAGRFKNQSLTPSYPQIQQYPWRPLCGEIGFLMLRASAFMVTIASLTPLKIEHFPLLLGVFSLSWFFGLVVPSPGGIGVFESIAIALLNSTFSPAILLSSLALFRLLSLTAEALAGVLAWGVTQTQMRGSRGEHPEKMIEKKRDKVSNKE
- a CDS encoding DUF4126 family protein, with translation MFTGILAILAISAAAGMRFALPLLIIGFVDHQKFWSQVPLFSQIHPQVVLAILISWSLLELLGSKRLLGQRVLQLIQLALSPLAGLLLAVTVGKLAAYNTTQLWLIGISGGMLAFLLQLVQVGWFFRLRGIPPWVALGEDVLSVLLVLYAFSAPEEGGLIAMMLIWLAVRSSTSWKSWHERQPRNHRQRLEEKS